A single Brevundimonas sp. M20 DNA region contains:
- a CDS encoding isoprenylcysteine carboxylmethyltransferase family protein, producing MTTAAPTTLDLGAVQKIRKVAVLLALLALIGASLVTQSIGGVDGRWHETVEAVGLAAIVFSIVGRAWCTLYIGGRKKADVVDTGPYSLTRNPLYVFSFFGAFGVGAQSGSAAIAIGFVLAALLIFRLTVAREEAFLGREFGERYAAYMARTPRFLPDFRLWRDSEELTIRPSLFLLTLRDGMVFLLAIPFFELIDMGQADHWLKVVAHLP from the coding sequence ATGACGACTGCCGCCCCGACCACGCTCGACCTCGGCGCTGTTCAGAAAATCCGCAAGGTCGCGGTTCTGCTCGCCCTTCTGGCCCTGATCGGGGCTTCTCTCGTCACACAATCGATCGGCGGGGTGGACGGGCGCTGGCACGAGACTGTCGAAGCCGTAGGGCTGGCGGCGATCGTGTTCTCCATCGTCGGCCGCGCCTGGTGCACCCTCTACATCGGCGGGCGAAAGAAGGCCGACGTGGTGGATACCGGTCCCTATTCGCTCACGCGCAATCCCCTCTATGTGTTCAGCTTCTTCGGCGCCTTCGGCGTGGGAGCCCAGAGCGGCAGCGCGGCCATCGCGATCGGTTTCGTTCTGGCGGCGTTGCTGATCTTCCGTCTGACCGTGGCGCGGGAGGAAGCCTTCCTGGGGCGGGAGTTCGGTGAGCGCTACGCCGCCTACATGGCCCGGACGCCCCGGTTCCTGCCCGATTTCAGGCTGTGGCGCGACAGCGAGGAACTGACGATCCGGCCGTCGCTGTTCCTGCTGACCCTGCGCGACGGCATGGTGTTCCTGCTGGCCATTCCCTTCTTCGAACTGATCGACATGGGTCAGGCTGATCACTGGCTGAAGGTGGTCGCGCATCTGCCCTGA
- a CDS encoding M20/M25/M40 family metallo-hydrolase: MRPIRLMALSSVAASLLLAACVTPSEPAAPVAPAVPAFQAQLLEDVRILASDEMAGRDTGSAGGEMARNYIVGRFEALGVPAPIMGRLQPWEATGRTRAGPKTYNGVNIIGVVRGTRVPDKYIVVTAHYDHVGTNDGQIFNGADDNASGVATMLALAAELKRQAPEHSVIFVALDGEERGLLGAKHFVEAPPVPLASITMNLNFDMTARAETDGKLWVTGTYQNPNLRPILEGIPADGAVALAFGKDTPQDTGEDNWVEASDHAAFYRAQIPFLYLGVNYHPDYHRPSDDFERITPSVFTSATSLSIASFHALDRALDR, from the coding sequence ATGCGTCCGATCCGCCTTATGGCCCTGAGCTCCGTCGCCGCGAGCCTGCTGCTCGCCGCCTGCGTCACTCCCTCCGAGCCCGCGGCGCCGGTCGCACCGGCGGTTCCGGCCTTCCAGGCGCAGCTGCTGGAGGATGTGCGCATCCTGGCCTCGGACGAGATGGCCGGGCGTGATACTGGCTCGGCCGGGGGCGAGATGGCCCGCAACTACATCGTCGGCCGGTTCGAGGCGCTGGGCGTCCCTGCGCCGATCATGGGACGTCTGCAGCCGTGGGAAGCCACCGGCCGCACCCGCGCCGGGCCGAAGACCTATAACGGCGTGAACATCATCGGCGTGGTGCGCGGAACCCGCGTGCCGGACAAATACATCGTCGTGACCGCCCACTACGACCACGTCGGCACCAACGACGGCCAGATCTTCAACGGCGCGGACGACAACGCCTCGGGCGTGGCGACCATGCTGGCGCTGGCCGCCGAGCTGAAGCGTCAGGCGCCGGAGCACAGCGTGATCTTCGTGGCGCTGGACGGTGAGGAGCGGGGCCTGCTGGGCGCCAAGCATTTCGTCGAGGCGCCGCCGGTGCCGCTGGCCTCGATCACGATGAACCTGAATTTCGACATGACCGCGCGCGCCGAGACGGACGGCAAGCTGTGGGTCACGGGCACCTATCAGAACCCCAACCTGCGTCCGATCCTGGAAGGCATTCCTGCGGACGGCGCGGTGGCGCTGGCCTTCGGCAAGGACACGCCGCAGGACACCGGTGAGGACAACTGGGTCGAGGCGTCGGACCACGCCGCCTTCTATCGCGCGCAGATCCCGTTCCTGTATCTGGGCGTGAACTACCACCCCGACTATCACCGTCCGTCGGATGACTTCGAGCGGATCACCCCGTCGGTGTTCACCAGCGCGACCTCGCTGTCGATCGCCTCGTTCCACGCGCTGGATCGCGCGCTGGACCGATAG
- the ligA gene encoding NAD-dependent DNA ligase LigA encodes MTDIPVDQLDLAGAEAELARLTAELARHDALYHGGDAPEISDGEYDALKRRALEIEDAFPDLTTASSPSQVVGGPVSGQFTEVRHGVPMLSLDNAFSPGEVTDFEARIRRFLKLPADEHIAFVAEPKIDGLSASLRYEHGKLVRGATRGDGKTGEDVTANLRTIADIPQTLSGSGWPDVIEVRGEVYAPNAEFDAFNAAAEAAGQRTYANPRNFAAGSLRQKDPAITAQRPLRFFAYAWGEKSADFADTQSDALDALRSWGFKVNPRSARVEDAARLIALYDSLQTDRATLGYDIDGVVYKVDRLDWQERLGFIARTPRWAIAHKFPAQQAQTVLEGIDIQVGRTGSLTPVARLHPVTVGGVVVRNATLHNEDEIARKDVRIGDTVVLQRAGDVIPQIVSVVLDKRPAEAAPYIFPTHCPVCGSEAERPEGEVRRRCTGGLICDAQLVERLKHFVGRRAFDIEGLGEKQLTAFHERGWLHQPADIFRLARDEARLDELRNEDGYGDTSVRNLIAGINARRVITLDRLIFALGIRDIGEQTSILLARHFGSWTAFHAACIEASQGIPSAEWTQLAEGHGVSERTLSVLSAATPPADDPWPEAPLDQKLSLAFPGVAAPARRALALLAPDWPAIVRLARIAREEGPSMTLGEIAGISGVGPVAARALAQFFHEPHNRTVVDALIEQLDTVEDAERPQTDTAVAGKTVVFTGALERFTRDEAKARAESLGAKVSGSVSKKTDYLVAGPGAGSKLADAQKHGVSVLTEDEWLALIGG; translated from the coding sequence ATGACCGACATTCCCGTAGATCAGCTGGACCTCGCCGGGGCCGAGGCCGAACTGGCGCGTCTGACCGCCGAGCTGGCGCGCCATGACGCCCTCTATCACGGCGGCGACGCCCCCGAGATTTCCGATGGCGAGTATGACGCCCTCAAACGCCGGGCGCTCGAGATCGAGGACGCATTCCCCGACCTGACCACCGCCTCATCGCCGTCACAGGTCGTCGGCGGTCCGGTCTCCGGCCAGTTCACCGAGGTCCGCCACGGCGTGCCGATGCTGTCGCTGGACAATGCTTTTTCCCCCGGGGAAGTCACAGACTTCGAGGCGCGCATCCGCCGCTTCCTGAAACTCCCCGCCGACGAGCACATCGCCTTTGTCGCCGAGCCCAAGATCGACGGCCTCAGCGCCAGCCTGCGGTACGAGCACGGCAAACTGGTGCGCGGCGCCACGCGCGGTGACGGCAAGACCGGCGAGGATGTCACCGCCAACCTGCGCACCATCGCCGACATTCCTCAAACGCTCAGCGGCTCCGGCTGGCCCGACGTCATCGAGGTGCGCGGCGAGGTCTATGCGCCCAACGCTGAATTCGACGCCTTCAACGCCGCCGCCGAGGCCGCCGGTCAGCGCACCTATGCCAACCCCCGCAACTTCGCCGCCGGCTCCCTGCGTCAGAAAGACCCGGCGATCACCGCCCAACGCCCCCTGCGCTTCTTCGCCTATGCCTGGGGTGAAAAGTCCGCCGACTTCGCCGACACCCAGTCTGACGCGCTCGACGCGCTTCGCTCGTGGGGCTTCAAGGTCAATCCGCGCTCGGCCCGTGTCGAGGACGCCGCCCGTCTGATCGCCCTGTACGACAGCCTCCAGACCGACCGCGCGACGCTCGGCTATGACATCGACGGCGTGGTCTACAAGGTCGACCGGCTGGATTGGCAGGAGCGGCTCGGCTTCATCGCCCGCACGCCCCGCTGGGCCATCGCCCACAAATTCCCGGCACAGCAGGCCCAGACTGTTCTCGAAGGAATCGACATCCAGGTCGGCCGCACCGGCTCCCTGACCCCCGTCGCCCGCCTGCATCCCGTCACCGTCGGCGGCGTCGTGGTCCGCAACGCCACCCTGCACAACGAGGACGAAATCGCTCGCAAGGACGTCCGCATCGGCGACACCGTCGTCCTGCAACGCGCGGGCGACGTCATCCCCCAGATCGTCAGCGTGGTGCTGGACAAACGCCCTGCGGAGGCCGCGCCCTACATCTTCCCCACCCACTGTCCCGTCTGCGGCTCCGAAGCCGAGCGCCCCGAAGGCGAGGTGCGCCGTCGCTGCACCGGCGGGCTGATCTGCGACGCCCAGCTGGTCGAACGGCTCAAGCATTTCGTCGGCCGTCGCGCCTTCGACATCGAGGGCCTCGGCGAGAAGCAGCTGACTGCCTTCCACGAGCGGGGCTGGCTGCACCAGCCCGCCGACATCTTCCGCCTCGCCCGCGATGAGGCCCGGCTGGATGAACTGCGGAACGAGGACGGCTATGGCGACACCAGCGTCCGCAATCTGATCGCGGGCATCAACGCGCGCCGCGTCATCACGCTGGACCGGCTGATCTTCGCCCTCGGTATCCGTGACATCGGCGAGCAGACCTCGATCCTGCTGGCCCGCCATTTCGGATCATGGACCGCCTTCCACGCCGCCTGCATCGAGGCCTCCCAAGGCATCCCGTCGGCCGAATGGACCCAACTTGCCGAGGGGCACGGCGTCTCCGAGCGCACCCTGTCCGTCCTCTCCGCCGCCACGCCGCCCGCTGATGATCCCTGGCCGGAGGCGCCGCTGGATCAGAAGCTGTCCCTCGCCTTCCCCGGCGTCGCCGCACCGGCCCGCCGCGCCCTCGCCCTGCTCGCGCCCGACTGGCCCGCCATCGTCCGTCTGGCGCGGATCGCGCGCGAGGAAGGCCCGTCGATGACGCTCGGCGAGATCGCGGGTATCAGCGGCGTCGGCCCGGTCGCCGCGCGCGCCCTGGCCCAGTTTTTCCATGAGCCCCACAACCGCACGGTCGTTGACGCCCTGATCGAGCAACTGGACACCGTCGAGGACGCCGAACGGCCCCAGACCGACACCGCCGTGGCAGGCAAGACCGTGGTCTTCACCGGCGCCCTCGAACGCTTCACCCGCGACGAGGCCAAGGCCCGCGCCGAAAGCCTCGGAGCCAAGGTGTCAGGCTCGGTGTCGAAGAAGACCGACTACCTCGTCGCCGGTCCCGGCGCGGGGTCCAAACTGGCGGATGCGCAAAAGCATGGCGTCTCCGTCTTGACGGAAGACGAGTGGTTGGCGCTCATCGGAGGCTGA
- a CDS encoding DUF2147 domain-containing protein, with translation MRPALFAAVLTAAAALAAPAFAGDPTGLWQTSTNGGQVRIVRCGQALCGTLVTSDTIRANPNTLDEHNADRAQRSRPLRNLPMLRGFVGGPTEWTGGSVYNPADGRTYRGTITLQGDNTLRLRGCVVAPLCRTQTWTRIQ, from the coding sequence ATGCGTCCCGCCCTCTTCGCCGCCGTCCTGACGGCCGCCGCCGCCCTCGCCGCCCCCGCCTTCGCCGGCGACCCCACAGGTCTGTGGCAGACCTCGACCAACGGCGGTCAGGTCCGCATCGTCCGCTGCGGTCAGGCCCTGTGCGGGACGCTGGTGACCTCGGACACAATCCGCGCCAATCCGAACACCTTGGATGAGCACAACGCGGACCGCGCCCAGCGCAGCCGTCCCCTGCGCAACCTGCCCATGCTGCGCGGCTTCGTCGGCGGCCCGACCGAGTGGACCGGCGGCAGCGTCTACAACCCCGCCGACGGCCGCACCTATCGCGGGACCATCACCCTGCAGGGCGACAACACCCTGCGTCTGCGCGGCTGCGTCGTCGCTCCGCTCTGCCGCACCCAGACCTGGACGCGCATCCAGTAG
- a CDS encoding aldo/keto reductase, which translates to MKTRKLGRSGPEVSAIGLGCMGMASFYGTPSDEAQAAAVIHRALDLGLTFFDTAEMYGPHTNEVQVGTALKDRRDKAFVATKFGIGWNADRTALAVDGSPANVRRAIEGSLQRLGMDHVDLYYLHRVDPNTPIEETVGAMGELVKEGKVRFLGLSEAAPETLRRGHAEHPITALQTEYSLWSREPEDALFATCEDLGIGFVPYSPLGRGFLSGDIKSVDDLEPGDFRRTNPRFMGENFQKNLDLVEAVKGIAADKGVTAAQLALAWVLAQGEHLVPIPGTRRIPTLEDNIAAAEIVLTQEDLSRIEAVFPKGAAQGHRYAEAARSSLNR; encoded by the coding sequence ATGAAGACGCGCAAGCTGGGTCGTTCGGGGCCCGAGGTTTCGGCCATCGGCCTGGGCTGTATGGGCATGGCGTCCTTCTACGGGACGCCCTCGGATGAGGCGCAGGCGGCGGCGGTGATCCACCGCGCGCTCGATCTGGGTCTGACCTTCTTCGACACCGCCGAGATGTACGGGCCGCACACCAACGAAGTGCAGGTCGGGACGGCGCTGAAGGATCGACGCGACAAGGCCTTTGTCGCCACCAAGTTCGGCATCGGCTGGAACGCGGACCGCACCGCGCTGGCGGTGGACGGCAGCCCCGCCAATGTGCGTCGCGCCATTGAGGGCAGCCTGCAACGGCTGGGGATGGACCACGTCGATCTCTACTATCTGCACCGCGTCGATCCGAACACGCCGATCGAGGAGACTGTCGGCGCGATGGGCGAGCTGGTGAAGGAGGGCAAGGTGCGCTTCCTGGGCCTGTCCGAAGCCGCGCCGGAGACCCTGCGTCGCGGCCACGCCGAACACCCGATCACCGCCCTGCAGACGGAATATTCGCTGTGGAGCCGGGAGCCGGAGGACGCCCTGTTCGCCACCTGCGAGGACCTGGGCATCGGCTTCGTGCCCTACAGCCCGTTGGGGCGGGGCTTCCTGTCCGGGGACATCAAGTCCGTCGACGATCTGGAGCCGGGCGACTTCCGCCGCACCAATCCGCGCTTCATGGGCGAGAATTTCCAGAAGAACCTCGACCTCGTGGAGGCCGTGAAGGGCATCGCCGCCGACAAGGGCGTGACCGCCGCCCAACTGGCGCTGGCCTGGGTGCTGGCGCAGGGGGAGCATCTGGTTCCGATCCCCGGCACCCGGCGCATCCCGACGCTGGAGGACAATATCGCGGCGGCGGAGATCGTGCTGACGCAGGAAGACCTGTCGCGGATCGAGGCGGTCTTCCCCAAGGGCGCCGCGCAGGGGCACCGCTACGCCGAGGCGGCGCGGTCGTCGCTGAACCGCTAG
- a CDS encoding type II toxin-antitoxin system VapC family toxin, whose amino-acid sequence MIVDSSALIAIIFGEPEGTALLERLMFGSPRMSAATYFESGMVIDRKAKDDFAAKAFDRLLELTRVEVVAVTREHAEIARSAYREFGKGNHPASLNFGDCFAYALAKQAGEPLLFKGDDFARTDITSALK is encoded by the coding sequence GTGATCGTCGACAGTTCGGCCCTGATCGCCATTATATTTGGCGAGCCGGAAGGCACGGCGCTGCTCGAGCGGCTGATGTTCGGATCACCACGTATGTCTGCGGCGACCTATTTCGAGAGCGGCATGGTCATTGATCGCAAGGCGAAAGATGACTTTGCAGCCAAGGCTTTCGACCGATTGCTGGAGTTGACGAGGGTGGAAGTCGTGGCTGTTACCCGCGAGCACGCCGAAATTGCGCGCAGCGCCTATCGCGAGTTCGGCAAGGGCAACCATCCGGCGTCGCTGAATTTCGGCGACTGTTTCGCCTATGCCCTCGCTAAACAGGCCGGCGAGCCGCTGTTGTTCAAAGGCGATGACTTCGCGCGGACAGACATCACTTCGGCCTTGAAATAA
- a CDS encoding type II toxin-antitoxin system VapB family antitoxin produces the protein MLNIKNPETHRLARELAARRGETLTTAVTVALREQLAREPAEPPKAAAEEVMALIREMQAHLKPLEPGEDPTGFLYDPETGRPA, from the coding sequence ATGCTGAACATCAAGAACCCCGAGACCCATAGACTGGCGCGCGAGCTGGCTGCGCGACGGGGGGAAACCCTGACCACGGCGGTCACCGTCGCCCTGCGCGAACAGTTGGCGCGTGAACCGGCCGAGCCGCCCAAGGCGGCCGCCGAAGAGGTCATGGCGCTGATCCGGGAGATGCAGGCGCACCTGAAGCCGCTTGAGCCCGGTGAAGATCCGACGGGCTTCCTGTATGACCCGGAGACGGGACGTCCGGCGTGA
- a CDS encoding aminopeptidase P family protein: MRQTYDETTDPSFGAKHLPRVRAKMAEQGLDGMLVPHEDEHQNEYLPAANDRLAWVSGFTGSAGAGVVLTDRAAVFADGRYTVQVRAQVDAQQFEILDLVEGGVPAYLERAPKGAVIGYDPRLHSPDALAVLKKAAAKAGATLKPVEVNPVDQAWGDERPAQPMAPVVPHDDKYAGESSASKRARIGEAVAKAGADATVLTAPASIAWLFNIRGGDVIRTPLPLSQAIVKTDGTARLFMDPRKVTNELPGWLGDAVTLEAPEALDGALDALAGEKVLVDPGQSSAWYFDRLEATGANVVRGMDPCTLPRAQKNAVEIEGSRQAHIRDGAALSRFLHWVDTTAQQTLPDEREVAETLERFREETGALKDLSFDTIAGAGPNGALPHYKPVTRTIRKIENGSLLLVDGGGQYLDGTTDVTRTMAIGAPTADQRRMFTLVLKGHIAMAVVRFPAGTTGHQIDALARLPMWMQGFDYDHGTGHGVGSYLGVHEGPQRIAKAVNSQPLLTGMILSNEPGYYREGHWGIRIETLQVVTAPEPIPGGERPMHGFEQLTLAPLDRKLIDVDLLTADERAYVDAYHAEVWAKVGPLMDGEAKAWLEAACASL; this comes from the coding sequence ATGCGCCAGACCTATGACGAAACCACCGATCCGTCCTTCGGGGCGAAGCACCTTCCGCGCGTGCGGGCGAAGATGGCCGAGCAGGGCCTGGACGGGATGCTGGTCCCGCACGAGGACGAGCACCAGAACGAATACCTGCCCGCCGCCAATGACCGGCTGGCCTGGGTCAGCGGCTTCACCGGTTCGGCCGGCGCCGGCGTTGTTCTGACGGACCGGGCGGCGGTCTTCGCCGACGGACGCTACACCGTGCAGGTGCGGGCGCAGGTGGATGCGCAGCAGTTCGAAATTCTGGACCTCGTGGAAGGCGGCGTGCCCGCCTATCTGGAGCGCGCGCCCAAGGGGGCGGTGATCGGCTATGACCCGCGTCTGCACAGCCCGGACGCGCTGGCGGTGCTGAAGAAGGCGGCGGCGAAGGCGGGAGCCACGTTGAAGCCGGTCGAGGTCAATCCGGTGGATCAGGCCTGGGGCGACGAGCGCCCGGCCCAGCCGATGGCGCCGGTCGTGCCGCACGACGACAAATACGCCGGTGAGAGCAGCGCCTCGAAGCGCGCGCGCATCGGCGAGGCGGTGGCGAAGGCCGGGGCGGACGCCACGGTGCTGACCGCGCCGGCCTCGATCGCCTGGCTGTTCAACATTCGCGGCGGGGACGTGATCCGCACGCCGCTGCCGCTGTCGCAGGCCATTGTGAAGACCGACGGCACGGCGCGGCTGTTCATGGACCCGCGCAAGGTGACCAACGAACTGCCCGGCTGGCTGGGCGACGCGGTGACGCTGGAGGCGCCCGAGGCGCTGGACGGCGCGCTGGACGCTCTGGCGGGGGAGAAGGTGCTGGTCGATCCGGGGCAATCGTCCGCCTGGTATTTCGACCGGCTGGAGGCGACCGGGGCGAACGTGGTGCGCGGGATGGATCCCTGCACCCTGCCGCGCGCGCAGAAGAATGCGGTCGAGATCGAGGGCTCGCGGCAGGCTCATATCCGCGACGGCGCGGCCCTGAGCCGGTTCCTGCACTGGGTCGACACGACCGCGCAGCAAACCTTGCCCGATGAGCGCGAGGTGGCCGAGACGCTGGAGCGTTTCCGCGAAGAGACCGGCGCGCTGAAGGATTTGAGCTTCGACACGATCGCGGGCGCGGGGCCGAACGGCGCCCTGCCGCACTACAAGCCGGTGACGCGCACGATCCGCAAGATCGAGAACGGCTCGCTGCTGCTGGTGGACGGCGGCGGCCAGTATCTGGACGGCACGACGGACGTGACCCGGACCATGGCCATCGGCGCGCCGACAGCCGACCAGCGCCGCATGTTCACCCTCGTCCTGAAGGGCCACATCGCCATGGCGGTGGTGCGCTTCCCGGCGGGGACGACGGGGCACCAGATCGACGCCCTGGCGCGTCTGCCGATGTGGATGCAGGGCTTTGACTACGACCATGGAACGGGTCACGGCGTCGGTTCGTATCTGGGCGTGCACGAGGGGCCGCAGCGGATCGCCAAGGCGGTGAACAGCCAGCCGCTGCTGACCGGCATGATCCTGTCGAACGAGCCGGGCTATTACCGCGAGGGCCACTGGGGCATCCGCATCGAGACCCTGCAGGTGGTGACGGCGCCGGAGCCGATCCCGGGCGGCGAGCGGCCCATGCATGGCTTCGAGCAACTGACGCTGGCTCCGCTGGATCGCAAGCTGATCGACGTCGATCTGCTGACCGCCGACGAGCGCGCCTATGTGGACGCCTACCACGCCGAGGTGTGGGCCAAGGTCGGACCGCTGATGGACGGCGAGGCGAAGGCCTGGCTTGAGGCGGCCTGCGCGTCGCTTTAG
- a CDS encoding 50S ribosomal protein L11 methyltransferase, protein MSESAVQIIARGPRAVAETAASALDENVLLEGATYSILEEDEDKGVWRIDAFPTTDEEAEGIEATLSAHEGLTVIVEKLADADWLAMSLSGLPPVEAGRFFVYGAHDQGRVPPNRVNLKIDAGAAFGTGHHGTTVGCLIAFDELLKRESFERVLDVGCGTGVLAIAAAKTGSRVAVGTDIDAPSVRIANENAHLNQAGARFVHASGLNDRKVRSQGPYDLVFANILAPPLVSLSQDIKEALKLGGVAILSGLLRTQERRVTAAYLSRGFVLERRIHRDAWSALVLRRVG, encoded by the coding sequence ATGTCCGAGTCCGCTGTTCAGATTATCGCGCGCGGCCCCCGCGCTGTTGCAGAAACCGCAGCCTCGGCGCTGGACGAGAACGTCCTGCTGGAAGGCGCGACCTATTCGATCCTCGAGGAAGACGAGGACAAGGGCGTGTGGCGCATCGACGCCTTCCCGACCACTGATGAGGAGGCCGAAGGCATCGAGGCGACCCTGTCGGCCCATGAGGGACTGACGGTCATCGTCGAGAAGCTGGCCGACGCCGACTGGCTGGCCATGTCGCTGTCGGGCCTGCCGCCGGTCGAGGCCGGGCGGTTCTTCGTCTATGGCGCCCACGATCAGGGGCGGGTCCCGCCGAACCGGGTGAACCTGAAGATCGACGCGGGCGCCGCCTTCGGCACCGGCCACCACGGCACGACGGTCGGCTGCCTGATCGCGTTCGATGAACTGCTGAAGCGCGAAAGCTTCGAGCGGGTGCTGGACGTCGGCTGCGGCACGGGCGTGCTGGCCATCGCGGCGGCCAAGACCGGTTCGCGCGTCGCCGTCGGCACCGACATCGACGCGCCCTCGGTGCGGATCGCCAACGAGAACGCCCATCTGAATCAGGCCGGCGCGCGCTTCGTGCACGCCAGCGGGCTGAACGACCGCAAGGTGCGCAGCCAAGGGCCGTATGATCTGGTCTTCGCCAACATCCTGGCGCCGCCGCTGGTGAGCCTGTCGCAGGACATCAAGGAGGCGCTGAAACTGGGCGGCGTGGCCATCCTGTCTGGTCTGCTACGGACTCAGGAACGCCGGGTGACGGCGGCCTATCTGTCGCGCGGCTTCGTGCTGGAGCGCCGGATCCATCGCGATGCCTGGAGCGCGCTGGTGCTGCGGCGGGTGGGTTAA
- a CDS encoding DUF3126 family protein → MNAADMKRVETHLKRTFNTGGIIVKPRGKPADSAEVYVGDEFIGVVFEDEDEAGSFMFEMAILAEDLPE, encoded by the coding sequence ATGAACGCCGCCGACATGAAGCGCGTCGAGACGCACCTGAAGCGCACCTTCAACACCGGCGGCATCATCGTGAAGCCGCGCGGCAAGCCGGCCGACTCGGCCGAGGTCTATGTCGGCGACGAGTTCATCGGCGTGGTCTTCGAGGACGAGGACGAAGCGGGCAGCTTCATGTTCGAAATGGCCATCCTGGCGGAAGACCTGCCGGAATAA
- the cysE gene encoding serine O-acetyltransferase yields the protein MPKLEVVAAEPDAWTLLRNAAEEAARAEPSLASLVNAVILSHADMASALSFQIARKMGDAELGAMSIREVCRDAFEADPTIVAAAEADLQAVSERDPAIRSLLQPFLYFKGFQALQAHRVAHWLWMQGRDTLAFHLQSRMSELFQIDIHPAAKMGAGLFLDHGTGIVIGETAVVGDEVSMLHGVTLGGTGAERGDRHPKIGKGVLLGAGAKVLGNITVGDYAKVASGSVVLKPVPAGCTVAGVPARLVNCPTGATPARTMDHTLADVVYDFVI from the coding sequence ATGCCCAAGCTCGAAGTCGTCGCCGCCGAACCGGATGCCTGGACCCTGTTGCGGAATGCGGCGGAGGAAGCGGCGCGCGCCGAGCCCTCGCTGGCCTCGCTGGTCAATGCGGTGATCCTGTCGCACGCCGACATGGCCTCGGCCCTGAGCTTCCAGATCGCGCGCAAGATGGGCGACGCCGAACTGGGCGCCATGTCGATCCGCGAGGTCTGCCGCGACGCCTTCGAAGCCGATCCGACCATCGTCGCCGCCGCCGAGGCCGACCTGCAGGCCGTGTCGGAGCGTGATCCGGCGATCCGGTCGCTGTTGCAGCCCTTCCTGTATTTCAAAGGCTTCCAGGCGTTGCAGGCGCACCGGGTGGCGCACTGGCTGTGGATGCAGGGACGCGACACCCTGGCCTTCCATCTGCAGAGCCGGATGTCCGAGCTGTTCCAGATCGACATCCATCCGGCGGCGAAGATGGGCGCGGGCCTGTTCCTGGACCACGGCACCGGCATCGTCATCGGCGAGACAGCCGTGGTGGGCGACGAGGTCTCCATGCTGCACGGGGTGACCCTGGGCGGCACCGGCGCCGAGCGCGGCGATCGTCACCCGAAGATCGGCAAGGGTGTTCTGCTGGGCGCCGGGGCCAAGGTTCTGGGCAACATCACCGTCGGCGACTACGCCAAGGTGGCCTCGGGTTCGGTGGTGCTGAAGCCGGTCCCGGCGGGCTGCACCGTGGCGGGCGTGCCGGCGCGGCTGGTCAACTGCCCGACCGGCGCGACCCCGGCCCGGACGATGGACCATACCCTGGCCGATGTGGTGTATGATTTCGTGATCTGA
- a CDS encoding NUDIX domain-containing protein: protein MNDSRDAFDKDRPTPLWDDGSDRPPPWRDAGHSVFFESPWMKLTRHDATAPTGHKADYMVMRPQNMSVGVLPLHADGTVTLVGQQRFALMNWSWEMPEGGAPYDEDPLEGAKRELAEEAGLAAAQWTLAYRAEMSNSITDERAMAWLAWDFTKVPVAPDETEIIRVIRVPFGDLLREIGRGSIRDMFTLATVLRAYHMAREGELPPELAEAMLASV from the coding sequence ATGAACGACTCCCGTGACGCCTTCGACAAGGACCGCCCGACCCCGCTGTGGGATGATGGAAGCGACCGCCCGCCGCCGTGGCGGGACGCGGGCCACAGCGTCTTCTTCGAGAGCCCGTGGATGAAGCTGACCCGGCACGACGCGACCGCGCCGACCGGGCACAAGGCCGACTATATGGTGATGCGTCCGCAGAATATGTCGGTGGGCGTGCTGCCGCTGCATGCGGACGGGACGGTGACGCTGGTGGGCCAGCAGCGGTTCGCCCTGATGAACTGGTCCTGGGAAATGCCCGAGGGCGGCGCGCCCTATGACGAGGACCCGCTTGAAGGGGCGAAGCGCGAACTGGCGGAGGAGGCCGGGCTGGCCGCGGCGCAGTGGACGCTGGCCTACCGCGCGGAGATGTCGAATTCGATCACTGACGAGCGGGCGATGGCCTGGCTGGCGTGGGATTTCACCAAGGTTCCGGTGGCGCCGGACGAGACGGAGATCATCCGAGTGATCCGCGTGCCGTTCGGCGATCTGCTGCGCGAGATCGGGCGCGGGTCGATCCGGGACATGTTTACCCTCGCGACAGTGCTTCGGGCTTACCATATGGCGCGAGAGGGCGAACTGCCGCCCGAACTGGCGGAGGCCATGCTGGCCAGCGTATGA